Proteins from a genomic interval of Sugiyamaella lignohabitans strain CBS 10342 chromosome C, complete sequence:
- the OYE2 gene encoding Oye2p (Conserved NADPH oxidoreductase containing flavin mononucleotide (FMN); responsible for geraniol reduction into citronellol during fermentation; homologous to Oye3p with different ligand binding and catalytic properties; may be involved in sterol metabolism, oxidative stress response, and programmed cell death; protein abundance increases in response to DNA replication stress; GO_component: GO:0005737 - cytoplasm [Evidence IDA] [PMID 14562095]; GO_component: GO:0005739 - mitochondrion [Evidence IDA] [PMID 14576278]; GO_component: GO:0005739 - mitochondrion [Evidence IDA] [PMID 16823961]; GO_component: GO:0005739 - mitochondrion [Evidence IDA] [PMID 17897954]; GO_component: GO:0005634 - nucleus [Evidence IDA] [PMID 14562095]; GO_function: GO:0010181 - FMN binding [Evidence IEA]; GO_function: GO:0003959 - NADPH dehydrogenase activity [Evidence IEA]; GO_function: GO:0003959 - NADPH dehydrogenase activity [Evidence IDA,ISS] [PMID 8454584]; GO_function: GO:0003824 - catalytic activity [Evidence IEA]; GO_function: GO:0016491 - oxidoreductase activity [Evidence IEA,IEA]; GO_function: GO:0018548 - pentaerythritol trinitrate reductase activity [Evidence IEA]; GO_function: GO:0052690 - trichloro-p-hydroquinone reductive dehalogenase activity [Evidence IEA]; GO_process: GO:0006915 - apoptotic process [Evidence IMP] [PMID 17897954]; GO_process: GO:0055114 - oxidation-reduction process [Evidence IEA,IEA]) encodes MTVSGDATPLLYTPLKVGRYELQHRVVLAPLTRFRSPNHVPTDSVAEYYAQRASRPGTLLITEGTYIAAKAGGYPHVPGIWSEEQVKAWKKVVDRVNVHNSYLFVQLWALGRAAEPKVLESEGLKDQYVSASNVAMADKIAPRALTKDEIKEYVQHYVQAAKNSIAAGAAGVEIHNANG; translated from the coding sequence ATGACAGTATCAGGTGACGCTACTCCTCTTCTCTACACACCTCTCAAGGTAGGCCGTTACGAGCTTCAGCACCGAGTGGTTCTGGCTCCTCTTACAAGATTCAGATCGCCCAACCACGTTCCTACAGACTCGGTGGCCGAATACTACGCTCAAAGAGCGTCTCGTCCAGGAACTCTTCTCATCACCGAGGGTACCTATATCGCAGCCAAGGCCGGTGGTTACCCCCATGTTCCAGGAATCTGGTCGGAAGAACAAGTCAAGGCATGGAAAAAGGTCGTCGACAGAGTCAATGTGCACAATTCGTATTTGTTTGTGCAATTATGGGCTCTTGGACGAGCAGCTGAACCCAAGGTTCTCGAGTCGGAAGGACTCAAAGACCAATACGTTTCAGCATCCAATGTTGCCATGGCGGACAAAATTGCCCCTCGGGCACTTACCAAAGACGAGATCAAGGAATACGTCCAGCACTACGTTCAAGCAGCCAAGAACTCgattgctgctggagctgctggtgtcgagATCCACAATGCCAACGGGTAA
- the AIM1 gene encoding Aim1p (Protein involved in mitochondrial function or organization; null mutant displays elevated frequency of mitochondrial genome loss; GO_component: GO:0005575 - cellular_component [Evidence ND]; GO_function: GO:0003674 - molecular_function [Evidence ND]; GO_process: GO:0008150 - biological_process [Evidence ND]), which produces MIASFWRASRTVARPGVAAETGVRQAMGRWMAKEGAVRFYSLAPPSDLGDYEKDIYKKLVESLDPEELMVKDVSGGCGSMFAISIVSKKFDGMNMVKQHRLVNEVLADDIKQWHGLQLRTKKA; this is translated from the coding sequence ATGATTGCGAGTTTTTGGAGAGCGTCGAGGACGGTGGCCCGTCCTGGGGTCGCTGCTGAGACTGGTGTGAGGCAGGCCATGGGCCGTTGGATGGCAAAGGAAGGAGCGGTGAGATTCTACTCGCTGGCCCCGCCGTCGGATCTGGGCGATTATGAGAAGGATATTTACAAGAAACTGGTCGAATCGCTGGATCCTGAGGAGCTCATGGTTAAAGATGTGTCGGGCGGGTGTGGGTCTATGTTCGCCATTTCGATTGTGTCGAAGAAGTTCGACGGTATGAATATGGTCAAACAGCACCGTCTGGTGAACGAGGTGCTCGCCGACGATATCAAACAGTGGCACGGTCTGCAACTGCGGACAAAGAAGGCGTGA